The Paenibacillus polymyxa M1 DNA segment TCTTGATACAAATTCCCAACAGATGGTTGACTTTAAACTTGTTCATCTTACCCTTAACTTAATTTAGGGCTTTAATTTATCGAGCCAGGTTGTCGTAGCTTGCATGACTTCTTCACTGTAAGAGACGCGTTCTTTTGGAGGAATCGGCTTATCGCCTGTTTGCGGCATCATTTTGTCAAAGGCTCCACTGGAAAGCAAGATCAACGTCAGACTTGCGGCAACAACATAGTGAAACACAGGTTTTTCAAACCAGCGGCGTTTTTTGAATAAAACTTGATTTGGTTCCATTTCTATCTCGGGAAGAACCGCCATTACCTGATCTGTGAAGCGCTCCGTGTCCATCCAGGCAGAGTAATCTTTCAAGGTTGGCTCTAATTGCTCCAGTGCGACAAGATATAGCATAAGCGCCTGTTCATCTTCCAATAAGAGCTTTTCCAGTCGGGTAGATTCCTCTATCGAACAAGCTCCTGAAATGTATGCATGCCAGTCATTCGTTTGCCCTTCCATCCACGGTCTATCCTGTTGGTCAGTCATTGCCATTCCTCCTCCTTCCAGTGATTTCGAATCCATAGTCGTGCCCGGTAGAGTCTGGACTCTACCGTTTTTAAAGCTACCTGCGTCTCTTCTGCAATTTGGTCGTAGGTTTTACCCTGCATATAGTAAGCTTGAATAATATCCCGATGCTGCTGGGGTAACTGGGCGATTTTTTGTGATAGTTCTACCGTTTGCTCTTCGCGAATGAGACGGGCCAGTACATCCTCATCCGGGGAAGGGAGCTGCACAAGGGATTGCGCCACGTCTATAAGCTCTGCGGGCCGCCTATCTTGTTTACGTTTGATATCCAACGCTTTATGAAGCGCAATTCGGCTCAGCCACGTTTTAAACCCTTCGTTCCGGTACTGGGGGAGAGACTTGTACACCTGAACGAACGCCTCCTGCGCGGCATCCTCCGCTTCCTTGCTGTCATGCAGTACCGAATAAGCCACATGAAATACATGCTTGCTGTACAGCTCTACGATCTCACGGAACGCCTGCCGATCACCAGACCGGATTCGTTCAATGATTCTCTCTATATCAATGACGCTCTCCCCCTTCCCAATACTATAGACGCCAGGAATTTTTCTCCCCCTGCATATTTCGAAAAAAAAATTTAAAAAGGACACACCCTCCAAATCGGAAAGGTGTGTCCTCTATCATTAAAGTCTACTTAATCACTTTAATTTTCTGCCCTTCATCTGCACAGGCGAAACTCCCCGGTTGTCCATGTATCGCCCTTTCAATGTGAAAGCCATAGTGCATCAATTTACTACCTAAAAGGCTCAGTCTGCTACTTTAATTGCGACCGCCACCACGGAATCGCTGGGCATATTCTTTCGCATCCTGTGCATTACGGACCCGGTTTCGGCTCCATTCTAGCAAAATACGATCTATATACCGGAAATGTACCTTCCCAGCAAACACCGCTTCCTTCAAAGCCAGTAAAATCAGTTCCTCCGGATACCGATCCTGATCCACCCAACTGCTGATCGTCTCGTACTCCATCGGTGATAATGGTCGTCCGAATTCTTTCTCAAAAATCGTAAATAAATTTCGTTCTTCTGTAATTGGGGATTCTGATAATCCATTCAGTAAATCGGGCTTCCCGGCAAACAAAATGTCATCTTCATCGCGCTGCTCCGAACGCTCGGCGATCATACATTCAGCCAGCTTGCGATACAGACCCGCCAAGTTATAACGTTCAAATTGGACGGATGAGCTGCGGTCTTCCACGGAATCTATTCGCAAAAACCCTTCTTTCATGAGCTTACTGAAATAAAGCGCGATTTCGTTTGCAGTGCATCCGATACGAGCCTGCAATTGCTCCCATGTCGGAAATTCATTACGTTCCGCTTGTTTAAATGCAAGTAACTGCATCAGTAGCAGCATTTCACCATCCGTCAGCCGAAGCGTCCGATAATGCTTGAGCAGAGCGTAGGGAATTTGAACCATTCCGGTTTCCATAGCATAGGCTACTCCCTCCGCCCATTCTGCCGCTGATGTCTTGTCGAATGATCCTGTCATTGATTATGGATACAAACGATACAGCATGCGTGGGAACGGAATCGTTTCACGTACATGATCGAGTCCACAAATCCATGCTACTGTACGCTCCAGTCCCAATCCAAAGCCAGAATGCGGAACGGAACCATATGTGCGAAGATCCATATACCATTGATAGGCTTCACGTGCCAGGTTATGCTCGTTAAAACGTTCTTCCATCAATGCTGGATCATCAATCCGTTGGGAACCCCCGATAATTTCGCCATAACCTTCAGGAGCGATCATATCAGCACACAGAACAACCTCTGGGCGGGCTGGGTCAGGTTTCATATAGAATGCTTTAATGTGAGTCGGCCAATGCGTAATGAACACAGGCTTGTTATATCTTTCGGCAATAGCTGTTTCATGAGGAGCACCAAAGTCTTCCCCCCACGGGATATCGAATCCTTCACCTTGAAGGAAGGCAATCGCCTCATCGTACGTAATCCGTGGGAACTCGCCTTGAATTTGCTCCAGCTTCGAAACATCGCGTCCGATGGCTTCAAGCTCCTTCGCACAATTTTTCAGAACTGACTGCACGATATGGCTTACAAACTGCTCCTGAACGCGCAAGGATTCTTCATGATCCACAAAAGCCATCTCAGGCTCGATCATCCAGAACTCAATCAGGTGACGACGTGTTTTGGACTTTTCCGCACGGAAGGTTGGACCAAAGGAATATACTTTACCCAGCGCCATTGCCGCAGCTTCCATGTACAACTGTCCGCTTTGTGTCAAATAGGCATCTTCGTCAAAATATTTGATATGGAACAACTCTGTTGTGCCTTCTGCAGAAGAAGGAGTCAAAATAGGCGGGTCTACCTTCGTAAAACCGTTGCCGTTGAAAAATTCCTGTATAGCACGGATAATTTCCGCCCGTATGATCAGGACTGCACGTTGCTTGGCGGAACGCAGCCACAAATGGCGATGATCCATCAGGAAATCTACACCGTGCTCTTTAGGGGTAATCGGGTAGTTTTCGGTCAAATGAATTATTTCTATACCTGTAACCGTTAATTCATAGCCCGATTGACTGCGCGGCTCCTCACGCACGATTCCAGTTACATATAGGGAGCTTTCTTGAGTCAAGGATTTGGCATCATTCCAAATATCCTCAGACACTTCGCTTTTTACGATAACCCCTTGAATATACCCGCTACCATCACGTAGTTGCAGGAACTGAATTTTACCGCTAGATCGCTTATTGTTTACCCAAGCGCCGATTGTAACCGTTTCCCCTACATGGCGGCCCACTTGGGCAATCGTACTTTTATTTGTCATGACCGTCTCTCTCCTTGAACCGAAAATCAAACAGCCCTTCCCCTTGGGTCAGGCTGTTTGCTCTCGCTGTTTGGTGCATGTGGTACTTAAACCATAGTTCCACATGTATAAAGTTTAAACTTAGGGACCGAACTACTGAACCAGACGGAACGTGTCACGGGCAATTACCAGTTCTTCGTTTGTTGGAATGATCAGTACTTCTACCTTTGAATTTGCAGTTGTAATCCGACGAATCTCGCCAGAACGAATAGCATTCAATGATTCATCCAGCTCGATACCGAGGAATGTCAGTTGTTCCAACACTCTCTTACGCAGAACGATGGAGTTCTCGCCTACGCCTGCCGTAAATACAATTACGTCTACCCCGTTCATTGCGGCAGCATACGAACCAATATACTTGCGCAGACGGTATTCATACATTTCAAATGCCAATGTAGAATTAGCTTCGCCTTTTTCCATACCTTCAGTGATTTCACGCATATCACTGCTGATACCAGAAATAGCTAGAAGTCCACTATGCTTGTTCAGCATCGAATTGACCTCATTGACAGTCAATTCTTCTTTGTTCATGACATAAGGTACGATTGCTGGATCCAAATCACCACTACGAGTACCCATCATCAGTCCTTCCAGTGGAGTCATACCCATGGAAGTATCTACAGACAAACCGCCTTGAACTGCTGTTACACTACCACCATTACCGATATGGCAAGTGATAATCTTCAGGTCTTCCAAAGGACGGCCGACAAATTTGGCAGCTTCCTTACTTACAAAGTCATGGGAAGTGCCGTGTGCACCGTAACGACGTACCTTGTACTTATTGTACAACACTCTTGGTATGGCGTACATATAAGCTTTTTCTGGCATGGTTTGATGGAACGAAGTATCAAACACCACAACTTGTGGTACTTCTGGCATATTCAATTCAGCCGCTTTAATCCCCATCATGGATGCGGGATTATGCAGTGGAGCCAGGTCGAACAAGCGACGGATTTCACTCTTCGCTTCAGGAGTTACGAGCGCTGACTGTTTGAAGATTTCGCCTCCATGAACCACACGATGGCCCACAGCCTGAATTTCGCTAATACTGGAGATAACACCATGCTCTGCATCTGTGAGTGCATTCAGCACTTTACGGATGGCAGTAGTATGCTCCAAAATTTCGCTAACTTCAGTGTATTCTTCCTTATTGGTTGGTTTATGCGTCAGAATTGAGGAGTCCATACCGATACGCTCTACCAATCCTTTTGCCAAAACGGACTCGTCCGTCATATCATACAATTGGTATTTCAGGGAAGAACTCCCTGCGTTGATTACGAGAATTTTCATATCCGGTCACCATCCTTGTCATACTTAAAGAAGCCTTCGCCCGATTTCACGCCCAGATTACCTGCACGCACCATTTTCTTCAGGACGATGGACGGACGGTATTTCAGTTCGCCAAATTCACGGAACATCCGCTCCAAAGCAGCCAAAACGGAATCCAGACCAAAGCGGTCAGCCATTTCCAAAGGACCGTTTTGGAAGTTGTAGCCGATGCGCATAGCATCGTCAATGTCTTCCGCGGAAGCTACGCCCTCTTGAAGTACATGAGCTGCTTCGTTAATTAGCAGACAGATAATCCGGCTAGTTACAAAGCCAGGAGATTCATAAATCATGACTCCTTTTTTCTCCACGATTTCTTCCACGAACATTTTCGTGTTTTCAAAGGTATCGTCTGAAGTTTTCAAACCACGAATAATTTCTACAAGATCAATACGGGATACTGGATAAATAAAGTGCATACCAATAACACGCTCTGGATACTTGGTCGAGCTGGCAAGCTCGGTCAGGCTCAGCGTGGATGTATTACTTGCAAGAATAATGTTGCTTGGACACACATGATCCAGCTCTTGGAAAACAACTTTCTTCTCGTCCAGATTCTCTGTAATGGTTTCAATGACCATATCACAGCTAGCGAGCTCCGCCAGATGGGATACTTTTTCAATGCGAGATAAAATCAGTTTTTTCTCTGCTTGGGTGATTGCCCACTTTTCCAGTTGCTTGTCTAGACTTGTTTCAATCATATTATAAGCGTAGTCTAGTTTCTCTGGTGTCTGCTCTACTAACAGCACATCGATTCCTTTGGACGCGAGCATTTCAGAAATACCTTGTCCCATGGTGCCGCCGCCAATGACGCCGATTTTTTTAAATTGCATGGTTCTTAACTCCACCCTTTCCTGGTCACTCTCATATATTGTATCCTTCTTTGTCGAAAAATACATGTTTATGTCCCAATAGATAATAATATCTTAGCACGGACTAAAAGTAAAAAAAAATAACCAGCATAAAAAATTATGCTGGTAATAAAGCATTTTCACTAAATTGACATCTAAATTGATCCCCAGACAGAGTTTCTTCCTTCATCAGAATGTCAAGAGAATTGTCGAACACAGGACGATGCTTTTCCAGCAACTCCAAAGTCCGATTATGCAAGTCATTCATAATTTCGCCATTTTCCCGCATAAGTTCCTCTTTTGTAACCATTTCCATGTTAATAATCCCAAGAGAAGTCAAACCGGAAGTCATCATCGTATGAACAATGTTCAGCGCCTGCTCAAAATCATTACTTGAGCCCGTACTTCGACCGCCATAGTACATTTCTTCCGCAGTAGCCCCTGCGAGCGAGATCATAATCTGCTCCTCCAGGTACTGCTTGGTATATAAATAATGTTCTTGCTGTGGATTGTGACGCACGTAACCGAGCGCTTTCCCACGCGGGCTGAGCGCTACTTGACTTACGCTACCGGGACGGACGATTTCAGCCATAATAGCATGTCCCAGCTCGTGAATCGCTACACGTTTTTTCTCTTCCAATGTTGATTCTCGGTCTGTTTTTTCACCCATCATCACCTTGTCAATCGCCATGGATAGATGACTCTGTGCAATCATTTGACGATCCTGTCTCATTGCATAGATGGCCGCTTCATTCATGACGCTCTCCAACTGTGCACCGGAAAAACCGTAAGACTCCTCAGCGATTTTGTCCAAATTAGCATCTTCCTGAATCGGTTTGTTTTTGGCATGAATTTTAAGGATATGAAGACGGCCCTTCTTATCAGGCAAGTCTACTTGAATATGGCGGTCAAAGCGTCCTGGACGCGTTAAGGCGCTGTCCAGCATTTCTTTACGGTTTGTTGCCGCAATAAGTAATATCCGCGGTGTATCTGCCGAATAAATGCCATCCATTTCTGTCAGCAGCTGATTCAAAGTCTGATCATATTCTCGTTGCTGTCCACCCTCACGCTTACCACCAATAACATCAATCTCGTCAATAAAAATAATTGCATTTTCTTTCTTTTCCTTGGCTGCACGAGTGCGAGCCTCCCGAAACAACTCACGGACACGACCTGCACCGACACCCACGTACATTTCAACAAATTCACTGCCTGAAGCTGCAACAAACACAGAATTGGTGTAGTGTGCAGCTGCTTTCGCCATCAGCGTTTTTCCTGTTCCCGGAGGGCCTGTAAGCAAAACGCCTTTCAATGGACGAATACCAAATTTGGAAATTTCATCATGACGATTCAAAAAATCCAAGGCTTCACGCAATTCCTGTTTAGCGCTTTCTTGTCCACCAATTTCCTCAAAAGTCAGCTTGTCCGGACCATTTTTTTTACGTTTGCGCTCTTGCCCAGCACCTACGGCCAAGCCGCCACGAGCATGCATGAGCATTAACAAGCCGCTGAGCATCACGCCCGCAACCAAAAGAGGGATAATATTCACCCCAATAAAAACGAGAAATATAATGGTCACCGGCACAATACCGATTAATATTTCCTTGATCCATCTAGGCATTAGGCCATACCCCCATTTGCTGAGATTGACGTGGCAAAACGATAAACTTAGTCGCATTGCCTTCGCTGAGTCGGATATAGACATTGTTTGAATCCATATCGGTATCAGCCTTGATACCTGCTTTTTTCTTTTTCATCTGCTCAACTGTAGATGAAATTTGAGTATACTTTTTATTTTCCATCGCTTCGGCTACAGGAAACATAGCCTCAGACCACCATTGATTCAGTGCTGAATTGGAACGATCTGCGATATCCAGCTTAATGGTACGGCTGCCAATGATGGATTGCCCTTTTTGCTTAACCACATCAACCAATCCGGCCACATCCGCCTGCGGTTTGAGATCTAGTTTCAATACGACCTGATCCTGTTTAATATCTATTTGAGCGCTTGTCACGCCTGGATATTGAGATACCAGTTTTTCCAGAGGACTTTGCATTGTAACCTGACGGTAAATGAACCATCCCCCAAACATCAACAAGGCTGCCAAAACAGCCGCCACAACAATA contains these protein-coding regions:
- a CDS encoding RNA polymerase sigma factor, whose product is MSFLNFFFEICRGRKIPGVYSIGKGESVIDIERIIERIRSGDRQAFREIVELYSKHVFHVAYSVLHDSKEAEDAAQEAFVQVYKSLPQYRNEGFKTWLSRIALHKALDIKRKQDRRPAELIDVAQSLVQLPSPDEDVLARLIREEQTVELSQKIAQLPQQHRDIIQAYYMQGKTYDQIAEETQVALKTVESRLYRARLWIRNHWKEEEWQ
- a CDS encoding DnaD domain-containing protein, which encodes MTGSFDKTSAAEWAEGVAYAMETGMVQIPYALLKHYRTLRLTDGEMLLLMQLLAFKQAERNEFPTWEQLQARIGCTANEIALYFSKLMKEGFLRIDSVEDRSSSVQFERYNLAGLYRKLAECMIAERSEQRDEDDILFAGKPDLLNGLSESPITEERNLFTIFEKEFGRPLSPMEYETISSWVDQDRYPEELILLALKEAVFAGKVHFRYIDRILLEWSRNRVRNAQDAKEYAQRFRGGGRN
- the asnS gene encoding asparagine--tRNA ligase; translation: MTNKSTIAQVGRHVGETVTIGAWVNNKRSSGKIQFLQLRDGSGYIQGVIVKSEVSEDIWNDAKSLTQESSLYVTGIVREEPRSQSGYELTVTGIEIIHLTENYPITPKEHGVDFLMDHRHLWLRSAKQRAVLIIRAEIIRAIQEFFNGNGFTKVDPPILTPSSAEGTTELFHIKYFDEDAYLTQSGQLYMEAAAMALGKVYSFGPTFRAEKSKTRRHLIEFWMIEPEMAFVDHEESLRVQEQFVSHIVQSVLKNCAKELEAIGRDVSKLEQIQGEFPRITYDEAIAFLQGEGFDIPWGEDFGAPHETAIAERYNKPVFITHWPTHIKAFYMKPDPARPEVVLCADMIAPEGYGEIIGGSQRIDDPALMEERFNEHNLAREAYQWYMDLRTYGSVPHSGFGLGLERTVAWICGLDHVRETIPFPRMLYRLYP
- a CDS encoding acetate/propionate family kinase, which encodes MKILVINAGSSSLKYQLYDMTDESVLAKGLVERIGMDSSILTHKPTNKEEYTEVSEILEHTTAIRKVLNALTDAEHGVISSISEIQAVGHRVVHGGEIFKQSALVTPEAKSEIRRLFDLAPLHNPASMMGIKAAELNMPEVPQVVVFDTSFHQTMPEKAYMYAIPRVLYNKYKVRRYGAHGTSHDFVSKEAAKFVGRPLEDLKIITCHIGNGGSVTAVQGGLSVDTSMGMTPLEGLMMGTRSGDLDPAIVPYVMNKEELTVNEVNSMLNKHSGLLAISGISSDMREITEGMEKGEANSTLAFEMYEYRLRKYIGSYAAAMNGVDVIVFTAGVGENSIVLRKRVLEQLTFLGIELDESLNAIRSGEIRRITTANSKVEVLIIPTNEELVIARDTFRLVQ
- a CDS encoding 3-hydroxyacyl-CoA dehydrogenase family protein, producing MQFKKIGVIGGGTMGQGISEMLASKGIDVLLVEQTPEKLDYAYNMIETSLDKQLEKWAITQAEKKLILSRIEKVSHLAELASCDMVIETITENLDEKKVVFQELDHVCPSNIILASNTSTLSLTELASSTKYPERVIGMHFIYPVSRIDLVEIIRGLKTSDDTFENTKMFVEEIVEKKGVMIYESPGFVTSRIICLLINEAAHVLQEGVASAEDIDDAMRIGYNFQNGPLEMADRFGLDSVLAALERMFREFGELKYRPSIVLKKMVRAGNLGVKSGEGFFKYDKDGDRI
- a CDS encoding AAA family ATPase; protein product: MPRWIKEILIGIVPVTIIFLVFIGVNIIPLLVAGVMLSGLLMLMHARGGLAVGAGQERKRKKNGPDKLTFEEIGGQESAKQELREALDFLNRHDEISKFGIRPLKGVLLTGPPGTGKTLMAKAAAHYTNSVFVAASGSEFVEMYVGVGAGRVRELFREARTRAAKEKKENAIIFIDEIDVIGGKREGGQQREYDQTLNQLLTEMDGIYSADTPRILLIAATNRKEMLDSALTRPGRFDRHIQVDLPDKKGRLHILKIHAKNKPIQEDANLDKIAEESYGFSGAQLESVMNEAAIYAMRQDRQMIAQSHLSMAIDKVMMGEKTDRESTLEEKKRVAIHELGHAIMAEIVRPGSVSQVALSPRGKALGYVRHNPQQEHYLYTKQYLEEQIMISLAGATAEEMYYGGRSTGSSNDFEQALNIVHTMMTSGLTSLGIINMEMVTKEELMRENGEIMNDLHNRTLELLEKHRPVFDNSLDILMKEETLSGDQFRCQFSENALLPA